The Neodiprion pinetum isolate iyNeoPine1 chromosome 5, iyNeoPine1.2, whole genome shotgun sequence genome segment CTCCAATCTCCCGTGATTAAAATTAGCATCcgagtaaaaaattatgcacTGTGTGAATTGGCATTGACTATCACAGCATGACATACGGAATCTTACGACTGGATCTTATCAGCCTCGTCACTGAACGGAAGAATTATAATCAGTTAAGGATAAGCGAACCACGTGTTTGCAAATCAATAATGACCGTGCGAAGACTTTAACGGTTGGAAAATTTCCACCGTGCAATGAAATGTAAGCCAGATTTCGCTAAAGTGAGAAATCTACAGTTAATATTCTGCGGCTGATGAAAGTGATGACACTACAATGGAAGAAGAGTACCTTCAGAAGAATATGAACAGTCTGAAATCCGGGAGACAGCGTGAATTTGTATGAAGACTTTGGTCTTCCGTTATCGATGATTTCCTTATCACTACACTACACATTGCACTCACAAATTTGCAGTGTCCTTTTTTATTGATTCAAGGTCTTGATAGTAATGACGGTTATAAAAGAGAGACTTTGATAAGGCTGAGAGCCAGTTTGCCAGATAGCTCTGGCCGAAATGGtctacagttttttttcacttattcaGACTCTTCTTCACCGAGCACGTGATTTTTTGAGAAGATTATTTACACCGATAAGAACCATTTGTTGATCATCTACgtacatataaaaaattagaaaactgGAGAAATCAGTCTGAgtacaaacaaataaataatttactgACACCATCGCTATCACTTCTTATGTCAAACTGATATGTTCACAGCAATGGGACTTCTTGGAATTTTGTTCGTGCTTTTGATGACTGGTTCCTTCACTGACGGTGCGAACATTCTGGCGATATTTCCATATCAGGGAAAAAGCCACAACATAATGTTCGAACCCCTGATGATCGGGTTGGCAAAAGCCGGCCACTCAGTGGATGTTGTGAGTCACTTTCCGTTGGAAAACCCAGTGACAGGGTTTAACCACACAAGCCTGAAAGGGACGCTTCGTTCTTTCGTAAACAAAGTACCCGTGGAAATAACGCTGAAGAAGAAAGGAATCTTTCGCGTAATCCATTTTGGTTCTGCGGAAGAACCCGAAAGTCTCTGCGGCCTAATGAAGCTGCCGCAGCTGCAGGATATTATCAATACTGACAAAAAGTATGACCTAATGATCACCGAGATTATGGGAACGAACTGCTACCTCGCCGTGGCTCATAAGTTAAAGCTTCCGGTCGTCGGCCTTGTCACCAACGTCATGTACTCATGGGCTTATCCGCCGGTCTTCGGCGACACTCATCCGAGCTTCATTCCGTCTCAATTAACGGAGTTCACGAACGAGATGATTTTCGTCGAACGAGTGCAGAATCTTATAATCCACTTATACTCACAGTATCTGTTCTCTTACTATGACCAAACCATGTCTGATCCACTTGCAAGGAAGTACGTCGAGGGTGTTCCGCCCCTGAATGACATCTACAATAACATCAGTCTGATGATATGCAACAGCCATTTTAGTATCCATGGTGCCCGACCAGGGAATCCCGCCGTCGTTGAAGCGGCAGGTATTCATATAAATGAAAGCCAAATACTGTCTGAGGTAAAGTATGACAGGAATGAATTCTCGTTACACTTTGACTCGATGATAATCATGATTTTCCATGGGTTACTAGGAACTGGATTCTTTTCTCAATTCCTCGAAAGATGGGGTCGTTTACTTCAGCATGGGTACAATGCTCAGATCAGACACATTCTCACCCGAGAAGATACATGCGATCTACGAAACTTTCTCTGAACTTTCGAATTACAAGGTACTTTGGAAGGGTAACTTGGATAGCTTACCAGAGCCATTGCCGTACAACGTTAAGGTAGTTTCGTGGGCACCGCAGTACGCTGTTCTCAGTAAGTGTATTCGTTTGGGCTTTTTCGTTTATACAAAAATTACTACTACTTCAGTACTCTCATGAGTTCTTTTGCACGTCAACATGCTGTTTTGGAGCGTCATTTGCCTGCATGGGTAATGTAAGAACGAGGACGATTGGATGGACCCTAGtaaaattcactttatttCAGAGAGACTAACTATAAAGGACCGCTGTGGTGAAGATTATAATCCAAGTAACTTTACGGAACccgacgataaaaaaattaactcctGTGTATAAGTAGaaaagataattattttattatccgGTTCCGTAGAGTTATGTGGATTATAATTGTCACGCTAAAGTTAGGTCTTTGATAATCAACCTCTCGGAAGTTAACTGAATTTTATTAGGGGTCATCGAATTGGATGATATGGATCTGTCAAAAAGATGGACTCATTGAACACCGCGATCTATAGTTTAAACCCTAGCTGTGAATGTCATGTTTCGAGATGGATACGTGCCTATAATTCCAGATTTTTTTGTAGGGCATCCAAAAGTCAAAGCGTTCGTGACGCATGGAGGTTTGATGGGAACTCAGGAGGCGATACACGCCGGAGTTCCAATGATTGGGATCCCGTTCTTTTCAGATCAGAAATTTAATGTAAAGGGATACGCGCACAGGGGTTTCGCGATTTATCTTGACTACCTGAAAATCAGCAAGGAGAGTTTTTCGAAGGCGCTTGCCGAAGTACTAACGAACCCCAAGTACCAATCGAACGCTGCACGATTTTCAAGACTGTTCAAAGATCGGCCACTTTCGCCATTGGACGAAGCCATCTTCTGGATCGAATACGTAATTCGGAATGGAGGTGAATCGCTCAAATCTTCAGGCCGTCATCTCTATTGGTTCCAGTACTACTTAATAGACGTTATTTTATTCCTACTCGCTGTAACCTCGCTCATCATCGCAGTCCTGTTCACCTTTGTCAGAAGAACTTTACGGATCATTACTGGTACACAGATATTTTCCAATCCAATGAAACAAAAGACTTCATAATAgacatatacattatatatcaTGTACTCACaaacaattttgtaaatatactAAGTgtcgatatattttttaagtaACAGAATAAAAGACTTCTAATTTTTAACCTAAAGGTTCATGAATAGTCTATTGAGCCCTTGCAAATGGATAATCCATTTTCTGGATGACGGGATAGCCATTTTATTATATGAGCCCTGGTTGCCATCGAACCTTCGTTGAAGTCGACGCCAGCGTATTTCTGAAGCCCTTCCAACATCCACCATCTTCCGCTCGCCCTCGTTTTTATCCTGATTGGAACCTGTACCTTCTGAGTTATGTTTATACTTGAACTGGAGATGTAGGTATCCGTTTTATTCGGGTTATCGACTCATTCTGGTGAATTTCCGATCATTTATATCTTTCGttgagaggaggaggagaaaaggTAAAATGCATTGATAAGTGTGATAAGAGATGCCTTTGCACACTGATTAATGAGCTCACAAACTTACGATTCATCGGTAAACTTGTGTTGCTCTATGCTGCACTGGCCCAGTTTCAGAATATGTTATTATTACAAGCACACATTTAACAAGAAAACATAAAAACTCACAGGAAATCGcatgaattgaaacaaatctGATAGTTCAAATGGGTAGGGAACATAAGGCCggaattatatataaatgctTGTAAGTAATTCAAgggattaataataatttgattagAACGAATAGTTATCCAGTGCTGATTTTCCGAGGCCAAATCCTGATAAAGTGATCAATGTGTCACGTGGTGTTTAATGTTAATGTATCAGCTTTGGAAACTTTTGACGATAGCATCAGATACACcatgtttgtttttgtaatcTCAATTCGATACTAAAAAACTGTACTTTCCACTGCACACTATAAGTTATAGTCTAGGAGCTAGCAACGTTTTCGAGAGAGAATTTCGGGTCAGCTGATTTTTTCATAAGCCGTTCCTTTGGCTCTGTCGATCAGCGCCCGAACCATCTGGCCGCCGGTAGCGGTTGCGTTTACCTGTGCGCATCCTACCTGTACAGGtgataatatcaatttttaaaattattttataaagctaaatttttttttttatgaattttgatAGGTTTAACAAACATACTTATCATATTGCCAGACATTTTTATCAGTGTTAATAACGCGCCATACGCTattgtttattgaaaaaaaaaaaaaaaattcaaagtattTCAGTATGCCTGTGATTTTGATATGTTGCTCTATTACTATcaaaaatcttaaaattaatttgccaGACAATAATTCCATTGTTTAATAATAAGCCAGACTGATAAAACTCTGAAAAGTATTCCTGTATCATCCTACTAGCCAGAGAGAGACAGTTGCGCAATAGATGGTTAAGAAAGAGACGAGAAACTATTAAATTAGTACGAGTTCACGACAATAACATTTAAGCATTAACAAAGAACGAATAAAATTAGAATTCCAGTACATTACAGAagagggaataaaaaaattttatttttgaaagttcaagcttttcattttttatttacatttttctgaTTACCACACGCAAGTTACAAATAATTATGGTTTTTCTCAATCAATAATAGTGTCGCGAAAAAATGATGCATCCTCATAATCGTCATCATTGTCGTCGCTTTCATTATCATAGTCGTTTATATCATCATCTTTGGCGGTGTCGCCTTCTAATAATTTATCatctgtaaaaacaaaaataacattagtgtaattcttttcattatttaattattttacttcgtacttactttgaataataatatctgcAACTGATGATGGTAATTGTTCTCCCACAAACCAGATAAAATCATACTTGTTGTCGCTGATGGTCCAACCAGAAGCAAGTGGTGATAAAGATGTTGGATGTTTTAAGTGAGCATTTCTCCACAGTTTTGTGACATAGCGAACTCTTAATAAATGTTGTTGCAATTCCGCTTTACAGGGTGGTAAACTTGATGGATCgaagtttcgaaattttttttcaaaattatcatccGGCTTATTTGATTGATAAGTACTTGAGAAGAGATGAAATCTGACATCATTTACATTGGAAGAATTGCGGACCCCATACATTtgacaaataaatttctcTAGAGTTACAAATGTGCTTTCTAGTAATTCTTCATCATCTGTAGTAATGTTTTGAAAAGCTGCCTGATATTCTTTAGATTTTTTGAGCAGTTTAAAAGGCCTAATTTTACCTTTTCGAAAGAAAGCCGGTGTGTAATCACATCCTGTGATTGCGTGGAAACACGGTAGAGCTTCAGACAATGAATTACCTAGGATTTGATATAATTCATTAACGTTTATGTATCGCTGATGATTACCTACACCCATGTTTATCCAAACTTTCAGGGATGCGCTTAAATGATCCATATTGCCAAGaagtataattaaaatatctGAGTCAGAACAGCGTATAAGAACATTTGCGTCGAAATTTATTTgacaaatattatatattatccGAGAATCAGCTTCCTCATGCTCTTCACATGACAATGAATCTTCAATTGTTCTGAAGACTTTGTTCTGCTCTACTCTATAAGAATAACATTTGTTGTAActtaagtaaatatttttattaccaatAAAAGGTATCATCTCATCATTAGCCCAATGATCAATGAAGAAGTTAACTACAGCTTCTTtaaattgtacatttttaaGTTCTGCTGAAAAATTATGGGGACGACTTTGATTTGGTCCGATTGATACTGGGCTGTCAGATTCATCTCGGCGTGAACGCTCACAATCTTTTATggaaggtgaaaaatattggtcAAACACAATATCAATACGAGTAGATTTAAATGGCGTCATCATCTTGAGGAATTTATTTGTCAAATGTATGGGGTCCGCAATTCTTCCAATGTAAATGATGTCAGATTTCATCTCTTCTCAAGTACTTATCAATCAAATAAGCCggatgataattttgaaaaaaaatttcgaaacttcGATCCATCAAGTTTACCACCCTGTAAAGCGGAATTGCAACAACATTTATTAAGAGTTCGCTATGTCACAAAACTGTGGAGAAATGCTCACTTAAAACATCCAACATCTTTATCACCACTTGCTTCTGGTTGGACCATCAGCGACAACAAGTATGATTTTATCTGGTTTGTGGGAGAACAATTACCATCATCAGTTgcagatattattattcaaagtaagtacgaagtaaaataattaaataatgaaaagaattacactaatgttatttttgtttttacagatGATAAATTATTAGAAGGCGACACCGCCAAAGATGATGATATAAACGACTATGATAATGAAAGCGACGACAATGATGACGATTATGAGGATGCATCATTTTTTCGCGACACTATTATTGATTGAGAAAAACCATAATTATTTGTAACTTGCGTGTGGTAAtcagaaaaatgtaaataaaaaatgaaaagcttgaactttcaaaaataaaatttttttattccctctTCTGTAATGTACTGGAATTCTAATTTTATTCGTTCTTTGTTAATGCTTAAATGTTATTGTCGTGAACTCGTACTAATTTAATAGTTTCTCGTCTCTTTCTTAACCATCTATTGCGCAACTGTCTCTCTCTGGCTAGTAGGATGATACAGGAATACTTTTCAGAGTTTTATCAGTCTGGCTTATTATTAAACAATGGAATTATTGTCtggcaaattaattttaagatttttgATAGTAATAGAGCAACATATCAAAATCACAGGCATACTGAaatactttgaattttttttttttttttcaataaacaatAGCGTATGGCGCGTTATTAACACTGATAAAAATGTCTGGCAATATGATAAGTATGTTTGTTAAACCTatcaaaattcataaaaaaaaaaatttagctttataaaataattttaaaaattgatattatcaCCTGTACAGGTAGGATGCGCACAGGTAAACGCAACCGCTACCGGCGGCCAGATGGTTCGGGCGCTGATCGACAGAGCCAAAGGAACGgcttataaaaaaatcagctGACCTGAAATTCTTGTTTTCCCGACGTTGCTAGCTCCCGTACTATTACCATCACGATGAATCCTCCAATTGCCTGGAACTTGAGGTCCTTCGATATTTCTACCAAAAACTGTTAGAAGAGCCTATCTAGGACCGGTCACATGGCTAGAATATTCGAATGTATCGCTTGCAATATTGCTTCGATGTAATCTGATTTCTTGATTATTTATCACGTGCCGGATGTCGGGTAAGCTCTCGTGAGATTACAATTATTCTACATGCCTGATGATAAGTCAACCGGTGTTTGAAGTACACAGATACCTCACGCTTACCATTATACGTCACTGGAGTTGTAATATAAGGAGCACAGTATCCGTACTTAGTTCAGTCCTTACGTTAAGGCGAAGAAGACGTTTGCTTTCTTATCAGTCTGGCAAGA includes the following:
- the LOC124219258 gene encoding UDP-glucosyltransferase 2-like isoform X1, which encodes MFTAMGLLGILFVLLMTGSFTDGANILAIFPYQGKSHNIMFEPLMIGLAKAGHSVDVVSHFPLENPVTGFNHTSLKGTLRSFVNKVPVEITLKKKGIFRVIHFGSAEEPESLCGLMKLPQLQDIINTDKKYDLMITEIMGTNCYLAVAHKLKLPVVGLVTNVMYSWAYPPVFGDTHPSFIPSQLTEFTNEMIFVERVQNLIIHLYSQYLFSYYDQTMSDPLARKYVEGVPPLNDIYNNISLMICNSHFSIHGARPGNPAVVEAAGIHINESQILSEELDSFLNSSKDGVVYFSMGTMLRSDTFSPEKIHAIYETFSELSNYKVLWKGNLDSLPEPLPYNVKVVSWAPQYAVLRHPKVKAFVTHGGLMGTQEAIHAGVPMIGIPFFSDQKFNVKGYAHRGFAIYLDYLKISKESFSKALAEVLTNPKYQSNAARFSRLFKDRPLSPLDEAIFWIEYVIRNGGESLKSSGRHLYWFQYYLIDVILFLLAVTSLIIAVLFTFVRRTLRIITGTQIFSNPMKQKTS
- the LOC124219258 gene encoding UDP-glucosyltransferase 2-like isoform X2, which translates into the protein MGLLGILFVLLMTGSFTDGANILAIFPYQGKSHNIMFEPLMIGLAKAGHSVDVVSHFPLENPVTGFNHTSLKGTLRSFVNKVPVEITLKKKGIFRVIHFGSAEEPESLCGLMKLPQLQDIINTDKKYDLMITEIMGTNCYLAVAHKLKLPVVGLVTNVMYSWAYPPVFGDTHPSFIPSQLTEFTNEMIFVERVQNLIIHLYSQYLFSYYDQTMSDPLARKYVEGVPPLNDIYNNISLMICNSHFSIHGARPGNPAVVEAAGIHINESQILSEELDSFLNSSKDGVVYFSMGTMLRSDTFSPEKIHAIYETFSELSNYKVLWKGNLDSLPEPLPYNVKVVSWAPQYAVLRHPKVKAFVTHGGLMGTQEAIHAGVPMIGIPFFSDQKFNVKGYAHRGFAIYLDYLKISKESFSKALAEVLTNPKYQSNAARFSRLFKDRPLSPLDEAIFWIEYVIRNGGESLKSSGRHLYWFQYYLIDVILFLLAVTSLIIAVLFTFVRRTLRIITGTQIFSNPMKQKTS